A single Terriglobia bacterium DNA region contains:
- a CDS encoding amidohydrolase family protein, producing MNRRTFLGIAATAAAVDIDMSTKTTSIPIIDTHIHLFDPWRPKGIPWPPKDDTKLYKPALPERYLKVTEGQSIVGAIEVECSPRLEDNQWVLDTAANAPVMVGMVGDLEPERADFPKQLERFHRNPLFLGIRCGNLWGRNISRQLGNPDFVRGLKELADARLEMDTANPDPELIAAVVRLTDLVPNLRIVIDHLPQMKEPTEPRAKKELEANLLELGKRPQVYVKVSEVLQRLDGRLRLDLNVYKPTLDRLWDIFGENRLIYGSDWPNSDHIEEYPQELTLVRKYLFGKGRVAAEKVLWKNSVAAYRWKRRDPKQPDPSAA from the coding sequence GTGAATCGCAGAACCTTCCTCGGCATCGCGGCGACCGCGGCCGCTGTGGACATCGACATGAGCACCAAAACCACAAGCATTCCCATCATCGATACCCACATCCATCTGTTCGATCCGTGGCGCCCGAAAGGAATACCCTGGCCGCCGAAGGACGACACGAAGCTCTATAAACCCGCACTGCCGGAACGCTACTTGAAAGTAACCGAAGGGCAGAGCATTGTGGGCGCCATTGAAGTGGAATGCAGCCCGAGGCTGGAAGACAACCAGTGGGTGCTGGACACCGCCGCCAATGCTCCGGTGATGGTGGGAATGGTCGGCGACCTGGAGCCGGAGAGGGCCGATTTTCCGAAGCAGCTCGAACGCTTTCACCGCAACCCGCTGTTCCTCGGAATTCGCTGTGGAAATCTTTGGGGCCGCAACATAAGCAGGCAGCTTGGGAATCCGGATTTCGTTCGCGGTCTTAAGGAGCTTGCCGACGCCAGACTGGAAATGGACACGGCGAATCCCGATCCGGAGCTGATCGCGGCAGTTGTCCGGCTGACGGACCTGGTTCCCAACCTGCGCATTGTGATCGACCACTTGCCGCAAATGAAGGAGCCCACCGAACCCAGGGCAAAAAAAGAACTCGAGGCAAATCTGCTGGAGCTTGGCAAACGGCCGCAGGTATACGTGAAAGTTTCGGAGGTTCTGCAGCGTCTTGACGGCCGCCTGCGCCTTGACCTCAATGTCTACAAACCCACGCTCGACCGCTTGTGGGACATCTTCGGCGAAAACCGCCTGATTTACGGCAGCGACTGGCCCAACAGCGACCACATTGAAGAGTATCCGCAAGAACTCACTCTGGTTCGCAAATATCTTTTCGGCAAAGGGCGCGTGGCCGCAGAAAAAGTCTTGTGGAAGAATTCCGTCGCCGCCTACCGCTGGAAGAGACGCGACCCCAAGCAACCTGATCCATCTGCTGCCTAG
- a CDS encoding beta-galactosidase: MKVAKIKLGWRGILAAASVLVLTWAMAGQGAPQTAPASLPFFPVAVWYGGGKARAPMLEPVDASSADRWGRDLDQIKAVGFNTVKCWVDWATAEPKPGQFDLQNLNLLLRLAQERGLRVIVQIYTDSAPDWVGQRFPDSRFVDRSGAVINSQTAPGFCIDDEAVRNEVVKFIETLSQDANHYNALYGWDVWSEPHLVNWAGFDYLKDPEFCYCRYTQARFRQWLQAKYQTLAALNKAWYRGFTSWDDVAPPRFSTILSFTDYLDWRDFITAKLAADLKARVDAVRSADHIHAITSHAAVPGLFTDPRDGYGEPDDFLMAGSADFFGTSLYPKHAESRSPWTYEHLAAGLDFSRSAGHSMGKGFWIGELQAGQGVTGMRIAEPVTGHDEAYWMWQVVAHGAPEIAVYAWYPMNAGYESNGYGLINLDGTLTPRAHAAGETASAIAQNGASLDQAQPAPAEVAILYNRLSYMVGGTEPSLSTLGNAERDSLEGLHRAFLEKQIPVDFVSTQDVIDGRVKAYKILFLPYAVMISQQVAEGVKHYIEQGGTAVAGARLAWNNARGFASDVIPGFDLAQVFGAREKVIRPVEAARLLMESSPSLPGMKAGESVRGDSFEEELEPLAGAQVLARFANGQPAMIEKEYGKGKAILAGTFLALSYEREHDPSTGRLLRSLAQAAGVSPEVKVSGEGTNEIEVRRLVSASEQLIFVFNHDQKPAQASISIHVPWSVHEARDVVTGRPVAFKAANGGVVLDKNLSSGEIWVVKLSGAG; this comes from the coding sequence ATGAAGGTCGCGAAGATAAAGCTCGGCTGGCGCGGAATTCTCGCCGCAGCGTCGGTCCTCGTCCTCACCTGGGCAATGGCGGGCCAGGGCGCGCCGCAAACCGCCCCTGCCTCGCTGCCGTTCTTTCCGGTAGCCGTTTGGTACGGAGGCGGCAAAGCGCGCGCTCCCATGCTGGAGCCGGTGGACGCCTCGAGCGCTGACCGCTGGGGCAGGGACCTTGACCAGATCAAGGCGGTTGGCTTCAACACGGTCAAGTGCTGGGTGGATTGGGCCACTGCCGAGCCCAAGCCCGGTCAGTTTGATCTCCAAAACCTCAACCTGCTGTTACGGCTCGCGCAGGAACGCGGCCTGCGGGTGATCGTTCAGATTTATACCGATTCCGCGCCCGACTGGGTGGGCCAGCGCTTTCCTGATTCCCGTTTCGTGGACCGTTCGGGGGCCGTAATCAATTCCCAGACCGCGCCCGGCTTCTGCATCGATGATGAGGCTGTCCGCAATGAGGTCGTGAAATTCATTGAGACGCTTTCGCAGGATGCCAATCATTACAACGCGCTTTACGGCTGGGATGTGTGGAGCGAACCGCACCTGGTGAACTGGGCGGGATTCGATTATCTCAAGGACCCTGAGTTCTGCTACTGCCGCTACACGCAGGCGCGGTTCCGCCAGTGGCTGCAGGCGAAGTATCAGACCCTCGCGGCGCTCAATAAAGCCTGGTACCGCGGATTCACAAGCTGGGATGACGTTGCGCCGCCGCGCTTCTCAACCATTCTCTCCTTCACCGATTATCTCGACTGGCGAGACTTCATCACCGCCAAGCTGGCCGCCGATCTCAAGGCCCGCGTCGATGCCGTCCGCAGCGCCGACCACATACACGCCATCACCAGCCATGCCGCCGTGCCGGGCCTCTTCACCGATCCGCGCGACGGTTACGGCGAGCCGGATGACTTTCTGATGGCGGGCAGCGCTGACTTCTTCGGTACTTCGCTCTATCCCAAGCATGCCGAATCGCGCAGCCCCTGGACTTATGAACACCTGGCCGCTGGTCTCGACTTCTCGCGCTCGGCCGGGCACAGCATGGGCAAGGGTTTTTGGATCGGCGAACTCCAGGCGGGCCAGGGCGTCACCGGGATGCGCATCGCCGAGCCCGTCACGGGCCATGATGAAGCGTACTGGATGTGGCAGGTGGTCGCTCACGGCGCACCCGAAATCGCCGTCTATGCCTGGTATCCGATGAATGCGGGCTACGAGTCGAACGGCTATGGCCTGATCAATCTGGACGGCACGCTCACGCCGCGCGCGCATGCCGCCGGTGAAACGGCGAGTGCCATCGCGCAAAACGGCGCGTCCCTCGACCAGGCCCAGCCGGCCCCGGCTGAGGTGGCCATCCTTTACAACAGGCTCTCTTACATGGTGGGCGGAACGGAGCCGTCGCTTTCTACCCTCGGGAATGCGGAGCGGGATTCGCTCGAAGGCCTGCACCGCGCCTTTCTCGAAAAGCAGATTCCAGTCGATTTCGTGAGCACTCAGGACGTGATCGACGGCAGGGTGAAAGCCTACAAGATTCTGTTTCTCCCCTACGCGGTGATGATCTCCCAGCAGGTCGCCGAGGGTGTGAAGCATTACATCGAGCAGGGCGGGACGGCGGTGGCCGGGGCGCGCCTGGCCTGGAACAACGCACGCGGGTTTGCCAGCGACGTCATTCCCGGCTTCGATCTTGCGCAGGTGTTCGGCGCGCGCGAAAAAGTTATTCGACCGGTCGAAGCCGCCCGCTTGCTGATGGAATCTTCACCCAGCCTTCCGGGCATGAAGGCCGGTGAATCGGTGCGCGGCGACAGCTTCGAAGAGGAGCTTGAGCCGCTGGCTGGAGCGCAGGTTCTGGCGCGCTTCGCAAACGGCCAGCCTGCCATGATTGAAAAGGAATACGGCAAAGGAAAAGCCATCCTGGCCGGAACCTTTCTCGCGCTTTCCTACGAGCGCGAACACGATCCATCCACCGGGCGGCTGTTGCGCTCACTCGCCCAGGCCGCCGGCGTCAGCCCGGAAGTGAAAGTTTCGGGTGAGGGCACGAACGAAATCGAAGTCCGCCGGCTGGTGAGCGCGTCGGAGCAGTTGATCTTCGTTTTCAATCACGACCAGAAGCCTGCTCAGGCTTCCATTTCGATCCACGTTCCATGGAGCGTCCACGAAGCGCGAGACGTTGTGACCGGCCGCCCGGTGGCATTTAAAGCCGCGAATGGCGGTGTGGTGCTCGATAAGAATCTGAGCA
- a CDS encoding carboxypeptidase regulatory-like domain-containing protein translates to MAGLRVLRGRLFRTVTRLLVAIIAVGVLTLCGGMPLLAQEVTGGITGTVTDPSHAAVPVAAIVATDTVRGTTWQTTTNSAGVYNFPRLPAGSYTVKASASGFATVTKSAFELQMNQVARVDLELQVGQVTQTVEVTGAPPLLQTDTMQRGFVTNSNFNVNLPLATRNFIQLTLLAPGVTNVNPSSFVNGQRTGGGGRPYVNGNRKEANNFLLDGIDNNQTSDNLTSYQPSPDAIQEFNLITNNAPAQYGQFQGGVISTTIKSGTNQFHGDVFEFLRNDKLNANNWARNWQGLGKPGLRWNTYGGTIGGPIIKDKLFFFADYEGERLDNPPVTGVITVLTPAERNGDFSQLLSEKGIQLYNPCASFSGPCTAPANPGASPRLPFTTANTGLPDNVIPTSMLDPVSQNLFNSGKYPGPTIQNPSGSAFPFPLQDNALNTSSSQTKNDQGDVKVDYMVNESNHIWGRYSQGFQTIPSTNSFPLLSQGFNNSPYHGAVLDWTHTFSPTMVMDARMGINRIYLNNGATTAALGNFGTQIGIGDANVHGPGLLALNFTNGFATNLGASDSEQLFADTTLEPTVDFILTKGHHEMHAGFQALRYIINTFYAGNNGKFGLLAYSGQYTSSGPGAPASAKGFSEADFLLGLPGGTPSVGLGISAGTWGHRSWMYAPYFQDNWRIRDGLTLNLGLRWQYTQPFTEVHDRQANFGPITGTEYFAGQGNCPYSNCRALYNNYWNDWEPRIGFAWTPAFSKNTVVRGAYTISSFLEGTGTNLRLPLNPPFNSEFENDYTTGSALFFPGSTSSQGLSVLAAPANPFVNTNIRLWDPNVRPDATQQWNLSVEHQLPAQTLVSLAYVGQHGTHLMVPRPFFQRRLVGEAGCTSANATFFSGSTVLTCGSPYLSGNPFLYNSIGQISGTESNGNQRYDALQASVTKRMTHGLQLQVSYTYSKTMTNSIGYYGDSGQAASNSAYWQNLYNMAAEWGPSYFDTTHLFTTSYVYQLPFGHGKSFGSNWNSVTNGVLGGWEISGIVSAHTGYPITITGPDNSGTKSRGAKASCIAPATYPHGVGPNTSWFSIGSFAQAPVGAFGTCSNGTVRGPGLTGWDLGVMKNFHFTESKYLQFRSEFLNFTNTPVFNAPNRSVTSSQFGQIRSSQGERNIQFALKFYF, encoded by the coding sequence ATGGCAGGACTGCGTGTACTGCGGGGCCGTTTATTCCGTACTGTCACACGGCTCCTGGTTGCAATTATTGCAGTTGGAGTATTGACCTTGTGCGGCGGAATGCCTCTTCTTGCCCAGGAAGTTACAGGCGGCATTACGGGCACAGTAACAGACCCCTCCCATGCTGCTGTGCCCGTTGCCGCTATTGTTGCCACTGACACGGTGCGCGGCACAACATGGCAAACCACAACGAATTCAGCGGGCGTTTACAACTTTCCAAGACTTCCCGCTGGAAGCTACACCGTTAAGGCGTCAGCCTCAGGTTTCGCGACCGTTACGAAATCGGCGTTTGAGCTACAAATGAACCAAGTGGCCCGCGTAGACCTCGAACTACAAGTTGGTCAGGTGACACAAACCGTAGAGGTGACGGGCGCCCCGCCTCTGCTCCAGACGGACACCATGCAGAGAGGCTTTGTCACCAACTCGAACTTCAATGTCAACCTGCCGCTCGCCACGCGGAACTTTATCCAGTTGACCTTGCTGGCGCCTGGCGTGACCAACGTAAACCCAAGCTCATTTGTAAACGGCCAGCGGACCGGCGGAGGCGGCCGGCCCTATGTTAACGGGAACCGCAAGGAGGCCAATAACTTTCTGCTGGACGGGATCGACAACAACCAGACGTCCGATAATCTCACGTCCTATCAACCGAGTCCGGATGCCATCCAGGAGTTCAATCTGATCACAAACAACGCCCCAGCCCAGTACGGCCAATTCCAGGGCGGCGTGATCAGCACCACCATCAAGTCGGGCACCAACCAGTTCCACGGTGACGTGTTTGAATTCCTGCGCAATGACAAGCTCAACGCCAACAACTGGGCGCGCAACTGGCAGGGTCTTGGGAAGCCTGGCCTGCGCTGGAACACTTATGGCGGCACGATTGGCGGTCCGATCATTAAGGACAAGCTGTTCTTCTTTGCGGATTACGAGGGAGAGCGGCTGGACAACCCGCCCGTGACGGGAGTCATCACCGTCCTGACCCCCGCCGAACGCAATGGTGACTTCTCGCAGTTGTTATCCGAGAAGGGGATTCAGCTTTACAATCCCTGCGCGTCCTTCTCCGGACCGTGCACGGCGCCTGCGAACCCGGGGGCGAGTCCTCGCTTGCCCTTTACCACGGCTAACACCGGACTTCCGGATAACGTCATTCCTACCAGCATGCTCGATCCGGTATCGCAAAATCTCTTTAACTCCGGGAAATATCCCGGCCCGACGATCCAGAATCCCTCGGGTTCGGCGTTTCCATTTCCGCTCCAAGACAACGCTCTCAATACGAGCAGTAGCCAAACCAAGAATGACCAGGGCGACGTCAAAGTCGATTACATGGTCAATGAGAGCAACCACATCTGGGGCCGTTATTCGCAGGGGTTCCAGACAATTCCCAGCACGAACTCTTTTCCGCTGCTCTCCCAGGGCTTTAACAATTCTCCTTACCACGGCGCGGTGCTCGACTGGACCCACACGTTCAGCCCGACCATGGTGATGGATGCAAGAATGGGAATAAATCGCATCTATCTGAATAACGGCGCTACCACCGCGGCTCTGGGAAATTTCGGCACTCAGATCGGTATCGGAGACGCCAACGTTCATGGCCCAGGCCTCCTGGCGCTAAACTTCACCAATGGCTTCGCGACCAATCTTGGCGCTTCTGACAGCGAACAGTTGTTCGCCGACACGACGCTTGAACCGACGGTCGATTTCATTTTGACCAAGGGTCATCACGAAATGCACGCCGGTTTTCAGGCGTTGCGGTATATCATCAACACGTTCTACGCCGGCAACAACGGTAAATTCGGGTTGCTCGCTTACAGCGGTCAGTATACGAGTTCGGGTCCGGGTGCTCCGGCATCTGCCAAGGGCTTCTCTGAAGCGGATTTCCTCCTGGGATTGCCCGGCGGCACACCCTCAGTCGGACTCGGAATCAGTGCTGGAACCTGGGGACATCGTAGCTGGATGTATGCTCCCTACTTTCAAGACAACTGGCGCATCAGGGACGGTCTGACCCTCAACCTCGGCCTGCGATGGCAATACACCCAGCCTTTTACCGAGGTCCATGATCGCCAGGCGAACTTCGGGCCCATCACCGGAACCGAATACTTTGCCGGCCAGGGCAACTGCCCCTACAGCAATTGCAGAGCCCTCTATAACAATTACTGGAACGATTGGGAGCCTCGAATCGGCTTTGCCTGGACGCCGGCCTTCAGCAAGAACACGGTGGTCCGCGGCGCTTACACCATCTCCTCTTTCCTGGAAGGAACCGGCACCAACCTGCGCCTTCCTCTGAATCCTCCGTTCAACTCGGAATTCGAGAACGATTACACCACGGGCAGCGCCCTCTTCTTCCCCGGCTCGACCTCGAGCCAGGGTCTGTCAGTGCTGGCGGCTCCTGCCAATCCATTCGTCAATACCAACATCCGGCTTTGGGATCCGAACGTACGGCCGGATGCCACCCAGCAATGGAACCTCAGCGTCGAGCACCAGCTCCCCGCGCAAACGCTGGTGTCGTTGGCGTATGTTGGGCAGCATGGAACGCACTTGATGGTTCCCAGGCCGTTCTTTCAGCGACGCCTGGTGGGTGAAGCTGGTTGCACATCAGCGAATGCCACCTTCTTCTCGGGGTCTACCGTGCTAACATGCGGCAGCCCGTATCTGTCCGGCAACCCGTTCCTCTACAACTCGATCGGGCAGATCTCCGGAACGGAATCAAACGGTAACCAGCGTTACGACGCTTTGCAAGCCAGCGTGACAAAGCGCATGACGCATGGGCTGCAACTTCAGGTGTCCTACACGTACTCCAAAACCATGACCAATTCCATTGGCTACTACGGTGACAGCGGGCAGGCGGCGTCCAATTCTGCGTACTGGCAGAATCTGTATAATATGGCGGCGGAATGGGGTCCTTCCTACTTCGACACCACACACCTGTTCACCACCTCTTACGTCTATCAGTTGCCATTCGGCCACGGCAAGAGCTTCGGAAGCAACTGGAACTCCGTGACCAACGGCGTGCTGGGCGGCTGGGAGATTTCCGGGATCGTCAGCGCTCACACGGGCTATCCGATCACCATCACTGGTCCTGACAACTCCGGGACGAAGAGCCGCGGCGCCAAGGCAAGCTGCATAGCTCCAGCCACTTATCCACACGGGGTAGGGCCGAACACCTCATGGTTCAGCATTGGGTCCTTCGCGCAGGCGCCAGTCGGAGCTTTCGGCACCTGCTCTAATGGGACGGTGCGAGGGCCTGGATTGACGGGCTGGGACCTTGGAGTCATGAAGAACTTCCACTTTACAGAGTCCAAATACCTCCAGTTCCGGAGTGAGTTCCTCAACTTCACGAACACTCCGGTGTTCAACGCGCCCAATCGCAGCGTGACCAGCTCTCAGTTCGGTCAGATCCGCAGCTCACAGGGCGAGCGCAACATCCAGTTCGCTCTGAAGTTCTACTTCTAA
- a CDS encoding sugar isomerase domain-containing protein, translated as MSSKTYFSRINEIIKQIEQTQQGAIEKAAAAMAKSISSGGLVYLFGSGHSVIPVLDIFPRYGSFVGFCPIYDPRLMWFNVVGPGGARELLWLEREEGYVRNVLASYALESRDSIVVFSHGGLNAAPVEVALEAKSRGLTVVTVSSDQNYRQAAATHSTGKKLSDFADVAIDNCVPPEDALVDMEGIKEKFAAGSTVAGVTIAMALVAEVGSLLVKSGHKPATFVSPNVGLEPGHNQNVFVEFARRISQRVP; from the coding sequence ATGTCATCTAAAACGTACTTTTCTCGAATCAACGAAATCATCAAACAGATCGAACAAACCCAGCAGGGAGCGATCGAAAAGGCCGCGGCGGCCATGGCCAAGTCCATCAGTTCGGGCGGGCTGGTCTATCTTTTTGGGAGCGGCCATTCGGTGATTCCCGTTCTCGACATTTTTCCGCGCTATGGCAGCTTTGTGGGTTTCTGTCCGATTTACGATCCGCGGCTGATGTGGTTCAACGTCGTCGGGCCGGGAGGCGCGCGCGAATTGCTGTGGCTGGAACGCGAGGAGGGTTACGTCAGGAACGTTCTGGCGAGCTACGCGCTTGAGTCACGCGATTCCATCGTGGTCTTTTCGCATGGCGGATTGAACGCCGCTCCTGTGGAGGTGGCGCTTGAAGCCAAAAGCCGGGGCCTCACGGTTGTGACCGTTTCTTCTGATCAGAACTACCGCCAGGCGGCCGCTACGCATTCCACCGGCAAGAAGCTGTCAGACTTTGCGGACGTCGCCATCGACAACTGCGTGCCGCCGGAAGACGCTCTGGTGGATATGGAGGGAATCAAGGAGAAGTTTGCGGCAGGCTCAACCGTCGCCGGCGTAACCATCGCCATGGCTCTGGTGGCTGAAGTCGGCTCGCTGCTGGTGAAGAGCGGACACAAGCCTGCCACTTTTGTATCGCCCAATGTGGGACTTGAACCCGGCCACAACCAGAATGTTTTCGTGGAATTTGCGCGGCGCATTTCCCAGCGAGTTCCATAA